Genomic DNA from Chanos chanos chromosome 6, fChaCha1.1, whole genome shotgun sequence:
tgtgtgtgtgtgtgcgtgcgtgtgtgtctgtgtgcgtgcgtgcgtgcgtgtgtgtctgtgtgtttgtgtgtgtgtgtgtgcgtgtgtgtgtgtgtgcgcgtgtgtgcgtgcgtgtgtgtgtgtgtgtgtgtgtgtgtgcgtgtgcatgcacataaACCTGCTTTAAGGTCATAGTGGTCTGGAAAAGGATGGAATGAGAACAGTGGGAACAGAGGCAGAGTATCTCTCTTCATGTCCTCTCCCttagaaaataataaacaaacgaTCTCAAAACTGCGGCAAGACATTTTATGCGATGACTAACTTTAATAATCGTGTTtagtaaatgttttaatgttttcacagcagagcaaaaaaaaggtttgtgtaGCGTGTGGGTTATGGCTTGTGTCAGCTGGTCGGCTGGTTGTGATAATGTGAGAGAAAGTGGTCTGTGGTTCTCTGAGAGGAATGAAACTGATGGTACCTCATAGGTGACACAGAGCAAAGACAATGCCCATGCTAATGCTAACGCTAAAGCCCACAGACACTGGAGGTCGTCACAGCTGCAGGCCAGCGAGCACACTCATTATGATCATCTTCaaaaggttagagagagagagagagagagaacactatTAATTATTCTTCTTCATCAAGCCTTCCTTCTTGAAGGTGCGCTTGTAAAATATACGCGAGCGTTGACACCTTAAACGAGATGGATAGCGTGTGAGATTTAAGTGAATGGATATGTTTCCACATGACATTGGGATTATGACAGATCGCGGTGTTTGCATTTGAAATACTTGTTAATCTTGTGAACACAGTTAATTGTGAATTGATAGGTTTGTTTTGCCCACTTAACATAACAAGGTTTTAATGTGACCATGGTTACAAccgttcatttttctttttgtcaacAGAGTCGTGAGGAGTGATTCTTGATTCTGATACCGAGGGAAGCAGCGGCAAGATGGAAAAAGGATGGAGAAGCGTGGAATATTGAAATTCGTTTTTTGGATTATTCCCTGAACGATGTCGGTTTCTGAGATGCCTGGGACATCAGTACTTAACGAAACCGCCCTGAACGATACGTTCAGTGACAAACACCACGTCACTCCCAGCATGCAGCTGGGCTCCATGTCCAATCCGCAGACTCGGTTCAGAGACCTGACGgggctggttgccatggtaaccctGAACGCAGTGGCCCTCTTTGCCAACACCGCCGTGCTGGTGGTGGTTATCAGAGCCTCCCAGCTGCGTAagtttgtgttcgtgtgtcaCCTGTGTGCAGTTGACTTGCTCTGTGCCACCTTGCTGATGCCCCTGGGCATCGTTTGTGGCTCTCCGTTTTTCGCCGGCATCATCTTCTCCGTCCTGGAATGCCGTCTCTACGTGTTCCTCAACGCCTTCTTGGTGTCCGCCTCCATCTTCACCGTCACTGCCATCAGCGTGGAACGGTACTACTACATAGTGCACCCCATGCGTTACGAGGCCAAGATGACGCCGCGCTTAGCGGCGGTCGTCATGGCGATGGTGTGGGCGGCCTCCACCCTGCTGGGCCTGGCGACCGTTTTCGGCTGGCCCGGCTACGGCCACCTCAGCTCCATCAGCGCCACCAACTGCTCCCTGCACTGGAGTCACAGCGGACACAGACGGGTTTTCACCATCCTGTTCTCCGCCTCCTGCTTCTGCCTCCCGGCCACCGTCATCCTGGCCGTCTACTGCAACGTCTACAAGGTGGCACGAGTCGCCGCCCGACAGCGAGGGCCCCTGCCCAGCTGGGCGGCCGCCGCGGCCCACCCGAAACACCGCTCGGATTCCGTCAACAGCCAGACAACCATCATCACCACCAGTGTCAGGGCGAGGAGAAACGGTGCCTCtgggaaaaggaagagaaggacTCTGGTTGGGGGTAAGGCGGCTTTGACTCTGGCTGTGATTGTGGGCCAGTTCTTGGTTTGCTGGATGCCCTATTTCGCCTTTCACCTCCACCTGTCGCTGGGTTTCTCTCACGGCGGGGCGGACGAAGCCGAAGGCCCCGTCACCTGGCTGGCGTACTCGTCGTTTGCGGTGAACCCGTTTTTTTACGGGCTGCTGAACCGACAGATCCGGGAGGAGCTTTGCAAACTGCTGTGGTGCTGCCGGTCTCCGACCCGACTCGTTCGGTCGGGTCAGTCGGGTCACGAGGGGTCGGGTCAGGAGGATTTTTTGCAGTTTCTGCAGAGGAGCAGCTGTGTCGAGACGACACGGTCCAGCTACCACACTGCCACGCCCAGAACCACTCTGGACCAATCAGGATTCAGAATACCTGGGCAGATTCCAGAAGAGGTGACTTAGATGGTTTTGaagcacttttctgtttttgtggttgAAAATGGAGGTGGACTGGCTAACAGTGTGTGGTTGAAAATGCAGGTGGACCGACTGACAGCGTGCGGTTGAAAATGGAGGTGGACCGGCTGATAGTTTCTTGAGAATAGTCAGTTCTAGAATAAACTGAGGATTATTGTTCTGCACGCATCCTCAGAACACTATGTCTGTTTTTACAGCAATcacaatgacacacatacacacacacacacacacaaaaacacacacaaaaacacacacacacacacacacacacacacacacacacacacacacagtgtgttatAGTCAAATATGCCTTCAACATTTTTGCCTTTATACAAGAATATACAATACACATAGAATATACAACGCATGTCATCCATACTTTGTTAgttttttgattatttattacTGTTGATAAATTAATTCATGTCACAATTTATTTACTTGTCTTCTGCTTCTATGGACTAAGACGTTACCATGAcattttcttgctttcttttctcttttctctttttttttcttttttcttttttgaaatgtgaaattgcATATTCAGCAGTTTGGGAAGATGGcaactgttgtttttatatcatatttaattaaataaacatatcTAAATGAATTGGAGTATTTCAACTACATGTTTTCCATATTTGGGTCACTTTAAAggattttaaaaacagagtttAGACGATTTGCATGAATGCATGAAATGAAGAActgtacactgtgttagaggtaaCAACACGTTACACAAAGAAGTCTTTGGACTTGTCCTAcatttggctttgtgtgttttgtgtgtattctGTTCATAAGGAACTGAAAACAagagacagtgatgtgtcttGTGAAAAAAGGGACAGTTACTGCCAGTCAGCTGCCACGTTTAACTACAGATGCAAAAATCAATTGTGCACAGTGAAACAAAGCTGGTTTGTTTtaggtttaaaaacaaacaaacaaacaaacaaaaaaaatccaacaacatcataaaaatacaagCCTACACTTAACAAATAACGACCTTTGACCCAGATACGTGACTGTACAATGCAAGTTTTTATTCGGATTTGTTTGGGGTTCATTGTTCTGAATGAAGAGGGTCACATGTCAGCCAACTCACGTGCTGTCTTATGTCTTCAGCGGCTCGCCAGCCTCCTGCAACGCACGGTACCCTCCTCGTACGGCACCTCCTCTACGAATAGATGTCACTCTTAAGTTCATACTCCTTGTTCGTATTTTTTTGTCACAGTGCCGATGATGTCATCTGTGAATGCTCTGAACTCACACTGTTTCTGTCTTACATGGATGATGACATCATAACGGAATGCCCCTGAGTCGTCGAGTCGTGGAGTCGTCGAGTGTCTGTGAGATGGATGAAATCATTTGTATCTGATGGGGGCAGGGGGTGCTCTCTGTTGGGGGAACTTATGTGTCGTAACACTTTCGGTTTGAGAGTGTTTCAACTCTTGATTTTTGACATCCAGAGTAGCCTGTCGGTATCAAAGTGAAACCTAAAAGTTGTGTTGGTGAtatctgtgtatgagtgtgtatatgtgtgtatgtgtctatgttttatttatttattcattcatttaattatctGAGACAGGACATTTTACTGTCATTATTAACCTTAGACATTATCAACCATTCATGCTTTTGAAGAACTTCATGCAGATACTGTGCGGATTAATATGTTGAGTGATTTTAAAAAGGGGTTACATATAAGAACTGGCAGATTGGTTTGACTTTTTGGCTCTACAGTGAAAAGCTTCAAAGCAGATGTGTCCCAGAGCTCAATGAGCATCGGGCTCCTCTGCTTTGGATTTCAGTGAGTCATGTTACAAACTGTTATATAAGATGACAAATCCATCTCGGAACAGCTGTTTAGCAATATTGCTAAACCGTGGCATTGAGGACACCACACGTCCCGTGGCTGTCCACCCCAAGTCTGTCTCCCTATGTGTACTCAATACATCACTTGCGAGTCTTTATTTGTAAACGAGTTGCTCTTTTAAAGATGATCCGGCTTTGAGGAGACTTCTGGGAAGTGCCGTGAGCTCCGAGGCTGGTGGTTCATTGGTTAGTCTAACTGCTCTGCGCTGACTGTTTGGGGAGGGTTAGGAAACACATTAACCTGAACACACGACAGTCCAGGGATAAAGAAGAGACTAGGACGACACAGTGGACAGAGGCAGGACGAGTGGAGtggtgaagtgttttttttttttttttttttaaagccgtGACCTGCTCATCCATGAAGTGAGCAGTGTATATGATGTGAGCATAGGTGAAAATGGAATGGGAGTAATAAAGGATGAGAGATTAAAAGCACGGAACAGATTAGTAGGAAAAGCCGGCCCTCGACGCTGGACTCGAGCCATCTGGCCGCGAGGCCGTAATGCAGtcagcacagacagggagagagggttcTCCAtcatcccccaccccaccccacccgatccccacacccccaccctcctgCTGCAATCACCCCGTTAAAaccctaactcactgttagcCTCTGAGTGACATCCAGAGGTTTGTTCTGCTCCGTGATATTTCATCACTGTGTAGTGGCCAAACCAAAGGGACTTCCAGTGATGAATATGTGAAGTGATCCaatgattattattttgtaaatgATCTTAAAGTGTAATAGCTTCAGagcacatgtgtttatgtgttgtgcCATAACAGTAAAAGACAGTTGTAAAGAACTATGAAATCAATATGGTCTTCCACGTACACAGTTATACAGACTTGTTGACGTAATATGCGACCAGGTATGTTCCTATGTCACTCTCCTATTGCATGATCGCTTctgaagagaacacacacacaggcacagacacacacacacacacacggcatcagcacacacacatacatactcataaacacacacacacacacacacatacacacacacaggcatagacacacacacaccat
This window encodes:
- the LOC115815461 gene encoding probable G-protein coupled receptor, with the translated sequence MSVSEMPGTSVLNETALNDTFSDKHHVTPSMQLGSMSNPQTRFRDLTGLVAMVTLNAVALFANTAVLVVVIRASQLRKFVFVCHLCAVDLLCATLLMPLGIVCGSPFFAGIIFSVLECRLYVFLNAFLVSASIFTVTAISVERYYYIVHPMRYEAKMTPRLAAVVMAMVWAASTLLGLATVFGWPGYGHLSSISATNCSLHWSHSGHRRVFTILFSASCFCLPATVILAVYCNVYKVARVAARQRGPLPSWAAAAAHPKHRSDSVNSQTTIITTSVRARRNGASGKRKRRTLVGGKAALTLAVIVGQFLVCWMPYFAFHLHLSLGFSHGGADEAEGPVTWLAYSSFAVNPFFYGLLNRQIREELCKLLWCCRSPTRLVRSGQSGHEGSGQEDFLQFLQRSSCVETTRSSYHTATPRTTLDQSGFRIPGQIPEEVT